Sequence from the Trueperaceae bacterium genome:
CCGCTGCCGCCGGGCCTGTCGCATCTGGCTGACCTTGGCCTTGCGCTCCTCGCGTCGCCGCGTTTTCTCCTTCTGCTGCTTCTTGTCCTGCTTCTCCTGAGCCCGGCGGAACTGTCTGTTCATTCGGACAGCATAGGCTCTGCCGCACGATGAGCCAAGGAGTGGCTCCTCTGCGCCGGGCGGCTCAGGAGCGGACCGACGAATCGACGAAGGAGCGCGTCGATCTCGCGGTAGCATTGCCGATGCACGGTCGAACACGGCGATTCTGGCGATCTGGAGGCAAGGGGCATGGTCGAAACCGGCTTTCGCGAGGAGGAGGTGAGCCGCCTCCGGGAACTCATTGGAGAGCGGCGCTTCTTCGAGATCCGGCGGCGCCTGGAGGCGCTCGACCCACCGAGCCTCGCCGATCTGCTCCTGGCACTGGGCCACGAGAATCAGGCGGTGGTGTTCAGGCTCCTGCCCAAGAGTGTCGCCACTCTCGCCTTCGAGCACCTGCCGTTCGACGCGCAGGAGGCTCTGCTCAAGGCATTGGGCGACCACGACGTGGCCTCGATCCTCGACGACATGTCGCCGGACGACCGCACCGCTCTGCTCGAGGAGTTGCCGGGCAAGGTGACGAAGCGGCTGCTCAACCTGCTCTCACCCGAAGAAAGGCTGGTGGCGACGCAGCTGCTGGGCTATCCGGAGGAGAGCATCGGGCGGCTCATGACGCCCGACTGGGTGGCGGTCAAGCCGCAATGGAAGGTTCGCGAGGCGCTGGAACACGTGCGCCACTTCGGTCGCGACAGCGAGACGCTGAACGTCGTCTACGTGGTGGCCAAGGGCGGCAAGCTCATCGACGACCTGCGCATGCGCGAACTCCTGTTGACCGACCCCGAAGTCCTGATCGAGGACCTGATGGACCGGCAGTTCGTAGCGCTCAACGCCAGCGACGACCAGGAGGAGGCGGTGGCCGTCTTCCGCCGCTTCGACCGAACCGCTCTGCCCGTGGTCGACAGCGAAGGGATCCTGGTCGGGATAGTGACCGTGGACGATGTCCTGGACGTCGCCGAGGCCGAGGCCACCGAGGACTTCCACAAATTGGGCGGCTCCGAAGCGCTCGACGAGCCCTATCTCACCATCCGGCTGGGCAAGCTCATCCGCAAACGGTCGCTGTGGCTGATCCTCCTCTTCTTCGGGCAGATGCTCACCGCCAACGCGATGGGCTACTTCCAGGCCGAGATCTCCCAAGCGCTGGTCCTGACCTTCTTCCTGCCTCTCATCATCTCGAGCGGCGGGAACAGCGGCTCGCAGGCGGCTACTCTCACCATCCGCGCGTTGGCCGTGGGCGAGGTGCGACTCGAGGACTGGTGGCGAGTGATGCGGCGCGAGCTCGCCTCGGGCCTGGCGCTGGGCGGGATCATGGGCGCCCTGGGTTTCCTCAGGGTGGCCGTGGGCGACTGGCTCGGTGAGGAGTACGGCGGTGCCTGGCACTACATGGGCATAACGATCTTCCTGTCGCTCCTGGGCGTCGTCATCTGGGGAACTCTAGTGGGCGGCCTGCTCCCGCTCTTCCTCAAGCGCGTAGGGGTAGACCCTGCTACCTCCTCGACGCCGTTCGTGGCCACGCTCGTCGACGTCACCGGCATCGTCATCTATTTCACGATCGCCGCTTCGGTGTTGCGCGGCGTTCTGCTGTAGCCGACGCGATCTCGCCGCGCGTCTTCCGCTGGTGAGTGCCGCTTCGTCGACGCCGGCCCGGTAGCGCCCAGTCCGCGCTCAGCACGACGGCATCTGCGACCTGCGATTGCTAGACTGGCCCATG
This genomic interval carries:
- the mgtE gene encoding magnesium transporter, with translation MVETGFREEEVSRLRELIGERRFFEIRRRLEALDPPSLADLLLALGHENQAVVFRLLPKSVATLAFEHLPFDAQEALLKALGDHDVASILDDMSPDDRTALLEELPGKVTKRLLNLLSPEERLVATQLLGYPEESIGRLMTPDWVAVKPQWKVREALEHVRHFGRDSETLNVVYVVAKGGKLIDDLRMRELLLTDPEVLIEDLMDRQFVALNASDDQEEAVAVFRRFDRTALPVVDSEGILVGIVTVDDVLDVAEAEATEDFHKLGGSEALDEPYLTIRLGKLIRKRSLWLILLFFGQMLTANAMGYFQAEISQALVLTFFLPLIISSGGNSGSQAATLTIRALAVGEVRLEDWWRVMRRELASGLALGGIMGALGFLRVAVGDWLGEEYGGAWHYMGITIFLSLLGVVIWGTLVGGLLPLFLKRVGVDPATSSTPFVATLVDVTGIVIYFTIAASVLRGVLL